The DNA segment GACCGTTGATGGTAATCATATTGTTGTGCATCCAGTAGTGTACCATCTGGTCACCCTGACTGGCTACAGCCTGAGCTATTTCACACTCATGATGAGGGAATACAAGGTCCATGCCACCTCCGTGAATATCAAAATGATTGCCAAGGTATTTACGTCCCATAGCGGTACATTCACAGTGCCATCCAGGGAAGCCTTCACTCCATGGAGAAGGCCAGCGCATGATATGCTCAGGTTGAGCTTTTTTCCATAATGCAAAGTCTACCTGATTATGCTTTTCACCAACACCACCTAATTCACGGCTGTTATTGATGACATCGTCAAGGTTACGACCTGACAGTATGCCATAATGGTGATCTTTATTATATTTTTCTATATCAAAGTATACGCTGCCGTTGCTCACATAAGCATATCCATTATCAAGAATCTGTTCTACCAATTTCTCCTGCTCAATTATATGACCGGTAGCATGTGGCTCAATGCTTGGTGGAAGCACGTTAAGTGCATTCATCGCATCGTGATAACGATTAGTATAGTATTGAGCTATTTCCATTGGCTCCAACTGTTCCAGACGAGCTTTCTTCTCTATTTTGTCATCACCCTCATCAGCATCATGCTCAAGATGACCTACATCTGTGATATTGCGTACATAGCGTACCTTATATCCCAGATGTTTAAGATAACGGAAAAGAACATCGAATGTTATTGCTGGACGGGCATGGCCCAAATGTGGGTCACCATATACTGTAGGACCACATACATACATGCCTACATTAGGTGCATGTAGAGGTTCGAAACGTTCCTTTTTACGACTCAGAGTGTTGTAGATAAAAAAATTCTGTTCCATAAATAACATTTTATTTGGTGGTGCAAAGATAGTGCAAATAGAGGGCAGAACAAAATAAAAAATGAAGTTTCTTATTTTTTATACATTTTAGTTGCGTAAAAAAACTATAATTATTAATTTTCAACACGATTTATTTTGATTTCATTACAATTTAATGTAACTTTGCCACACTATTTTAAACTTAAAAGAATTTATAACTAGGTATAATAATGGCATATACACGTATAACAGCTGCTGAAGCTGCTGCAATGATAAAGAACGGGGAGAATATAGGCCTTAGTGGATTTACACCAGCCGGTGCAGCTAAGGCAGTGACAAAAGAACTTGCTAAAATAGCAATAGCAGAACATGAGAGCGGACGCCCATTTCAGGTGGGATTATTTACCGGAGCTTCTACAGGTCAGAGTACTGATGGTGACTTGTCTAATGCTCAGGCGATAAAATTCCGTGCCCCATATACTACTAATGGAGATTTCCGTAAGCATGTTAATGCTGGAGAGATAGCATATAATGATATGCATTTAAGTCATATGGCGCAAGAACTGCGTTATGGCTTTATGGGTGATGTAGACTGGGCTATCCTTGAAGTATGTGATATAGAAGAGGGTCCTGATATGTGCAAGGCCTATCTTACTGCTGCTGGTGGTATCAGTCCTACTATAGCTCGTCTGGCAAAACATGTTGTTCTTGAACTTAATTCATTCCACAGCAAGGGTGCAAAGTATTTGCATGATGTATATGAACCTTTAGATCCTCCTTACCGTGAGGCTATTCCATTGTTACATGTTGGTGACCGTATTGGTAAACCTTATGTTGAGATTGACCCTAAGAAGATTGTAGGTGTAGTGGAATGTGATATTCCAGATGAAGCGCGTTCATTCAAGGATTCCGATCCTGTAACTACACAAATTGGTATGAACGTAGCTGGATTTCTGTTGAATGATATGCATCGTGGAATAATCCCTCGTTCATTTCTGCCTTTACAGAGTGGAGTAGGAAGTACTGCTAATGCTATTCTTGGAGCTTTGGGTCAGGACAAGAACGTGCCAGACTTCGACATATATACAGAAGTATTGCAAGACTGCGTTGTGGATATGATGCTTAATGGTCGTGTAAAGAATGCTTCTGCTTGTTCTCTTACAGTTACTAACGAATGTCTGAAACAGGTTTATGATAACATAGATTACTTCAAACATCATCTTACGCTGCGCCAAAGCGAGATATCCAATTCACCTGAGGTTATACGCCGACTAGGTGTTATTGCTATCAATACAGCTATTGAGGTTGATATATATGGTAATGCCAATTCAACACATATTTGTGGTACTAAGATGATGAACGGTATTGGTGGTAGTGGTGATTTTGAACGTAATGCTTTCATCAGTATCTTTACTTGTTCTTCAGTAGCCAAGGGCGGAATGATTAGTGCTATTGTACCTATGGTAAGTCATCAGGATCATTCAGAACATGATGTTAATATAATTGCTACAGAGCAGGGTGTAGCAGATTTGAGAGGTAAGAGTCCTATGCAGCGAGCACAATTGATAATAGAGAATTGTGCGCATCCTGATTATAAGCAGTTGCTTTGGGATTATCTTAAAATTGCAAAGGGCGGTCAGACTCATCATTATTTGCCAGCAGCATTTGCTATGCATGATTCACTTGCACGTAAGGGTGATATGCGTCTTACTGATTTCGCAGAATATATAAAATACTAAAGAAATAATAACATAGAATGGGCGCTCTTTGTAAAGGAGCGCCCATTTTTGTTATCGTGATATTCATCTTCTATTCTCGAATATCTGAAATAATCTTCCTTAAAGTTACTTTTTCGTTATGTTTGTTTTTTGTAAGGGATTAAATAACTCCTTACATATTAATTTTGACTTCTTTTCCAGAATATCTAACATTAGTTGATGCATTCTCGTTGTCAATAGCTTCGTTTCCTGCAGGTGTATTATTGTTTACTAATACGATACGGAACTGCCTTTCTTTTAGCATACCCTTAAATTTACCGGTACGATCTGCTATCGTAAGTGTATGTTCCTTGTCATTCCACTTGAAAGTAATCAGTGAGTATTGTCCTTTTTCGTAATTATAGTTATCACCTTCATCTTCGTATAGAGTAAAAGAACCGTCTTTACCTGGATATACTCTTATTTCCAAATTATTCCAAGGTTTCTCTTTTGCATATTCTACATTAGGACCAAATGGGATAATAGAACCGGCTCTAACATAAACGGGCATTATGTTGATAGGGCAAGCCTTGCTTATCTCACGTCCACCTTCTATCTTTTGATTAGTCCAGAAATCATACCACTCAGTACCTTCAGGTAGATATACATTAACTCCGGCAGCAGCCTTTGTTATATCAGGATAAGAAAGATGACCGCGTTTGTTTTCATCCTTCCATGTGTATAGAGGGTCAGTAACCGGTTTAACAAGGATGTTGCGGCCAAATAGGTATTCGTCATCTCTGTTTATAGCCTTTTTGTCGTTCACAAAGTCCATTACCAGTGGACGAATCATGCTACCGCTATTTAGTACGACATCGCCTGCATTACTATATATATAAGGTAACATGCGATAACGTAATTGTATATACTCTTTCTGTATATCAAAAGCCCAGTCTCCTTTATTACCGAAACAGTATAACTCGTCTCTCATAGGCGAAGAACAGTGATTTCTCATAAGAGGC comes from the Xylanibacter oryzae DSM 17970 genome and includes:
- the cysS gene encoding cysteine--tRNA ligase, coding for MEQNFFIYNTLSRKKERFEPLHAPNVGMYVCGPTVYGDPHLGHARPAITFDVLFRYLKHLGYKVRYVRNITDVGHLEHDADEGDDKIEKKARLEQLEPMEIAQYYTNRYHDAMNALNVLPPSIEPHATGHIIEQEKLVEQILDNGYAYVSNGSVYFDIEKYNKDHHYGILSGRNLDDVINNSRELGGVGEKHNQVDFALWKKAQPEHIMRWPSPWSEGFPGWHCECTAMGRKYLGNHFDIHGGGMDLVFPHHECEIAQAVASQGDQMVHYWMHNNMITINGQKMGKSLGNFITLEQFFTGNHASLDKAYSPMTIRFFILSAHYRGTVDFSNEALIASEKGLDRLLTGITDMKRINTENASDAEVAKFVAGLPQRCYDAMNDDLQTPIVISCLFEACHLINTIIDHKAKISVEDLQKLNDTINLFAFDLLGLKEEKGNDNDAREDAYGKVVNMVLDLRAKAKSDKDWSTSDKIRDALSEAGFEVKDTKDGCTWRLNK
- a CDS encoding succinate CoA transferase; translation: MAYTRITAAEAAAMIKNGENIGLSGFTPAGAAKAVTKELAKIAIAEHESGRPFQVGLFTGASTGQSTDGDLSNAQAIKFRAPYTTNGDFRKHVNAGEIAYNDMHLSHMAQELRYGFMGDVDWAILEVCDIEEGPDMCKAYLTAAGGISPTIARLAKHVVLELNSFHSKGAKYLHDVYEPLDPPYREAIPLLHVGDRIGKPYVEIDPKKIVGVVECDIPDEARSFKDSDPVTTQIGMNVAGFLLNDMHRGIIPRSFLPLQSGVGSTANAILGALGQDKNVPDFDIYTEVLQDCVVDMMLNGRVKNASACSLTVTNECLKQVYDNIDYFKHHLTLRQSEISNSPEVIRRLGVIAINTAIEVDIYGNANSTHICGTKMMNGIGGSGDFERNAFISIFTCSSVAKGGMISAIVPMVSHQDHSEHDVNIIATEQGVADLRGKSPMQRAQLIIENCAHPDYKQLLWDYLKIAKGGQTHHYLPAAFAMHDSLARKGDMRLTDFAEYIKY